The proteins below are encoded in one region of Micromonospora yangpuensis:
- a CDS encoding alpha/beta fold hydrolase, giving the protein MQTVQKVRHRQVTVDGLAVFVREAGHPDQPTVLLLHGFPSSSHTFRQIMPALAEVAHVVAPDLPGFGMSSSPTVEDYDYTFANLARTIESVLGQLGVERFFVYLHDFGAPVGYHLATRAPARVRGLVVQNGNAHPAGLGPQWDSARAYWADPTDATRARLPDWLTFAGTRDQYLAGLPARLRALQAPESWHLDWARMSRPGNVEAQFALFTDYASHVARFDEIAAYHRRHQPPALLLWGRHDAYFDIAEVLAYHRALERLDAHLYDGGHLLLETHPTECAELIRAFVLDNT; this is encoded by the coding sequence ATGCAGACCGTCCAGAAGGTCCGCCACCGACAGGTGACCGTCGACGGCCTGGCGGTGTTCGTCCGGGAGGCCGGGCACCCCGACCAGCCGACGGTGCTGCTGCTGCACGGCTTCCCGAGTTCCTCGCACACCTTCCGCCAGATCATGCCGGCGCTCGCCGAGGTCGCCCACGTGGTCGCACCCGACCTGCCCGGTTTCGGGATGTCGTCATCGCCCACCGTCGAGGACTACGACTACACCTTCGCCAACCTCGCCCGGACGATCGAGAGTGTGCTCGGCCAGCTCGGGGTCGAACGCTTCTTCGTCTACCTGCACGACTTCGGCGCACCGGTGGGGTACCACCTGGCCACCCGCGCCCCGGCCCGGGTGCGGGGCCTGGTCGTCCAGAACGGCAACGCGCACCCGGCGGGTCTCGGCCCGCAGTGGGACAGCGCCCGCGCGTACTGGGCCGACCCGACCGACGCCACCCGCGCCAGACTGCCTGACTGGTTGACCTTCGCCGGCACCCGGGACCAGTACCTCGCCGGGCTGCCGGCACGCCTGCGCGCGCTGCAGGCGCCCGAGTCGTGGCACCTCGACTGGGCGCGGATGAGCCGCCCCGGCAACGTCGAGGCGCAGTTCGCGCTCTTCACCGACTACGCCAGCCACGTCGCCCGGTTCGACGAGATCGCCGCCTACCACCGGCGCCACCAACCACCGGCACTCCTGCTGTGGGGACGGCACGACGCCTACTTCGACATCGCCGAGGTCCTCGCCTACCACCGCGCCCTCGAACGCCTGGACGCCCACCTCTACGACGGCGGACACCTGCTGCTGGAGACCCACCCGACCGAGTGCGCCGAACTCATCCGGGCCTTCGTGCTCGACAACACCTGA
- a CDS encoding methyltransferase encodes MTVTLSPRALMSLLVNGPKAMDVLRTALDLGLLDALEPGPVRLDALAARFGLLPLRLYKFLDCLESLGFLVRDEPGDDIGTTSYRAVPGLRDAVHAVVGPGATERDRDGYPWRRLHGRLAESLRGEVSIDDGFAWPPKTAAQTAEFESSMALGLGPAIETVRRHTDRLWSGRRRLLDVGGGDGTLAADILDCAPALRADVYNLPAVAPLVEATRVGRGHRDRMGFVGGDFFAEPLPRGYDAMSFVRVLHDWPNPVARQLVEQAYAALEPGGLLLVCEEFRTPDRLAMQFFWSYFLIGVDSAVSRLREVDFYTSLLAEVGFERVAVLPGTWELVTAYKPG; translated from the coding sequence GTGACCGTCACCCTCTCGCCCCGGGCGCTGATGAGCCTGCTCGTCAACGGGCCCAAGGCCATGGACGTGTTGCGCACGGCGCTCGACCTGGGCCTGCTCGACGCGCTGGAGCCGGGGCCGGTACGCCTCGACGCGCTCGCCGCCCGGTTCGGGCTGCTGCCGCTGCGGTTGTACAAGTTCCTCGACTGCCTGGAGAGCCTCGGCTTCCTGGTCCGCGACGAGCCCGGCGACGACATCGGCACGACCAGCTACCGCGCCGTGCCGGGACTACGCGACGCGGTCCACGCGGTGGTCGGTCCGGGCGCCACCGAGCGGGACCGGGACGGCTATCCGTGGCGGCGGTTGCACGGCCGGCTGGCCGAGAGCCTGCGCGGGGAGGTCAGCATCGACGACGGGTTCGCCTGGCCGCCGAAGACGGCCGCGCAGACCGCGGAGTTCGAGAGCAGCATGGCCCTTGGCCTGGGCCCGGCCATCGAGACGGTACGCCGACACACCGACCGGCTCTGGTCGGGCCGGCGTCGGCTGCTGGACGTCGGTGGCGGTGACGGGACGCTCGCCGCCGACATCCTCGACTGCGCCCCGGCGCTGCGGGCCGACGTGTACAACCTGCCGGCGGTGGCCCCGCTGGTGGAGGCCACCCGGGTCGGTCGGGGCCATCGGGACCGGATGGGTTTCGTCGGCGGCGACTTCTTCGCCGAGCCGCTGCCGCGCGGGTACGACGCGATGTCGTTCGTCCGGGTGCTGCACGACTGGCCCAACCCGGTGGCCCGGCAACTGGTGGAGCAGGCGTACGCGGCGCTGGAGCCGGGTGGGCTGCTGCTGGTCTGTGAGGAGTTCCGCACGCCGGACCGGCTGGCCATGCAGTTCTTCTGGAGCTACTTCCTGATCGGGGTGGACAGCGCCGTCAGCCGGCTCCGCGAGGTGGACTTCTACACCTCCCTGCTCGCGGAGGTAGGCTTCGAGCGGGTGGCGGTGCTTCCCGGCACCTGGGAGCTGGTCACCGCGTACAAGCCGGGCTAG
- a CDS encoding cellulose binding domain-containing protein — protein MRRRSRVYAGLAAVIVPAAAVIMAIGAAPASAAVGGSGPYPADYETSASLANHTIFRPQTLPTERLPIVVWGNGGCSANGLSQGNFLREIASHGFLAIANGAPNGSGSTTAQMLTQSIDWAVAENSRQGSKYHNRIDTTKIAVAGFSCGGLEAYAVSHDPRVTTTGIFSSGLLNDADDYQLRRLTKPIAYFVGGPSDIAYPNAIDDWGKLPAGLPAFMGNLNVGHGGTYDQPNGGEFGRVAVLYLKWRLKGDTSAGTNFVGANCGLCRSQWNVQQKNLTLDGDPPPTTPPTTAPTTPPGGTPACTAVYSVQDQWNGGFVATVTVTAGTAALTGWRVTLNLPGGTSVSSLWNGVATGTSGTVTVANQSYNGRLAAGQTTSFGFQGTGSGSGTTTTCAGG, from the coding sequence GTGCGAAGGAGATCGAGGGTCTACGCCGGACTGGCCGCCGTCATCGTCCCGGCCGCAGCCGTGATCATGGCGATCGGCGCGGCACCGGCCAGTGCCGCCGTCGGTGGTTCCGGCCCCTACCCCGCCGACTACGAGACCTCGGCGAGTCTGGCGAACCACACCATCTTCCGGCCGCAGACGCTGCCCACCGAGCGCCTCCCCATCGTCGTCTGGGGCAACGGCGGCTGCTCGGCCAACGGCCTCTCCCAGGGCAACTTCCTCCGCGAGATCGCCTCCCACGGTTTCCTCGCCATCGCCAACGGCGCACCGAACGGTTCCGGCTCCACCACCGCCCAGATGCTCACCCAGTCCATCGACTGGGCCGTCGCGGAGAACTCCCGGCAGGGCAGCAAGTACCACAACAGAATCGACACCACCAAGATCGCCGTCGCGGGCTTCTCCTGCGGAGGTCTGGAGGCCTACGCCGTCTCCCACGATCCGCGCGTCACCACGACCGGCATCTTCAGCAGCGGACTACTCAACGACGCCGACGACTACCAGCTCAGGAGACTGACCAAGCCGATCGCCTACTTCGTCGGTGGGCCCAGCGACATCGCCTACCCCAACGCCATCGACGACTGGGGCAAGCTGCCGGCCGGGCTGCCCGCCTTCATGGGCAACCTGAACGTCGGGCACGGCGGCACCTACGACCAACCCAACGGCGGCGAGTTCGGCCGAGTGGCGGTGCTCTACCTCAAGTGGCGACTGAAGGGTGACACCAGCGCCGGCACCAACTTTGTCGGTGCCAACTGTGGACTGTGCCGCAGCCAGTGGAATGTCCAGCAGAAGAACCTGACGCTCGACGGCGATCCGCCGCCCACCACGCCGCCCACCACCGCCCCGACCACGCCACCGGGCGGAACCCCCGCCTGCACGGCGGTCTACTCCGTGCAGGACCAGTGGAACGGCGGGTTCGTCGCCACCGTCACCGTCACCGCGGGAACCGCCGCCCTCACCGGTTGGCGGGTGACCCTGAACCTGCCGGGCGGGACCTCGGTCAGCTCACTCTGGAACGGCGTCGCCACCGGCACCAGTGGCACCGTCACCGTCGCAAACCAGAGCTACAACGGGCGACTGGCCGCAGGCCAGACGACCAGTTTCGGATTCCAGGGCACCGGAAGTGGCAGCGGAACCACCACCACCTGCGCGGGAGGCTGA
- a CDS encoding YdeI/OmpD-associated family protein gives MGGAELAELIVSDADALRSWLAAHHDSSPGVWLALTRKGGTVTTLTWQQAVDEGLCFGWIDGQARKRDQESSWIRFTPRRPRSSWSQRNVAHVARLEAQGRMQPAGRAAVEAAQADGRWAAAYAPPSEAEVPADLLAAIAADPDAQAMFDVLTRTNRFALIHRVNDAKRAETRRRRIDGFVAMLARHETPHPQKARPPTSA, from the coding sequence ATGGGGGGCGCGGAGTTGGCCGAGTTGATCGTCTCCGACGCCGACGCGCTGCGCAGCTGGCTGGCCGCCCACCACGACTCGTCACCCGGCGTCTGGCTCGCCCTGACCAGGAAGGGCGGCACCGTCACCACGTTGACCTGGCAACAGGCGGTCGACGAGGGCCTGTGTTTCGGCTGGATCGACGGGCAGGCCCGCAAGCGGGACCAGGAGTCCTCCTGGATCCGCTTCACCCCGCGCCGGCCCCGCAGCTCCTGGTCCCAACGCAACGTCGCGCACGTGGCCCGGCTGGAGGCGCAGGGGCGGATGCAGCCCGCCGGCCGGGCCGCGGTGGAGGCCGCGCAGGCCGACGGGCGGTGGGCAGCCGCGTACGCCCCTCCGTCGGAGGCCGAGGTGCCCGCCGACCTGCTCGCCGCCATCGCTGCCGACCCCGACGCCCAGGCCATGTTCGACGTTCTCACCAGGACCAACCGGTTCGCCCTCATCCACCGCGTGAACGACGCCAAGCGGGCCGAGACCCGCAGACGCCGGATCGACGGGTTCGTCGCGATGCTGGCCCGCCACGAGACGCCCCATCCGCAGAAGGCCCGGCCACCAACATCCGCCTGA
- a CDS encoding ABC transporter ATP-binding protein: protein MPRTGPPDPTPGPTDPAQRDPVLPELREMWWETGVRARAQAGLFAVFSELPRLVWSALVVSWRADRIRTSVVAATTVGAGVMSAFGLLATQRVLVELFAGGPTADKVIAALPALAALAAVTALRAGMATAMGYAQNGLSPKVDREVERGLFEVTTAVRLEAFDADAFADDMERASRGADSTTDLVQASMNLLAGLAGVLAVAVAVVVVHPLLLLALLVATVPNGWASLRAGHLRYQTYAAGSVRRRRLWLLHRLMAERDSAPELRSYGLRGFLLDQYDRVMGVETGIQLALARRVTTTTTVGAAVGGIATAVVYVLLGLLLVDGQIPLAAAATCVIAVQSAQRSLAVVTFQIDRVYTEGQHFRDYTGFMTRAAEYLPTPPAATTTSTTQPLHTIHVDNVSLHYPDRDTPAVDQVSLTITAGQTVAFVGENGSGKSTLATLIATLRTPTSGTVGYDGRPAAGWDPDALRARIGVVTQEYHKWPFTAATNIAIGDITTAPSSQLIETAAARAVAHDMIKDLPHGYDTLLDRTFAGGQDLSGGQWQRITAARGFLRDADLLIMDEPSSALDPRAEDALFQAIRDRQGERITILITHRLANVRHADRIYVLHHGRLVEAGTHDHLMSTGGRYAELFTLQAAGYDPTPTTPQPRQPTTA from the coding sequence ATGCCCAGAACCGGTCCCCCCGACCCCACGCCCGGCCCCACCGATCCGGCGCAGCGGGACCCGGTGCTGCCGGAGTTGCGGGAGATGTGGTGGGAGACCGGCGTGCGGGCCCGGGCGCAGGCCGGGCTCTTCGCCGTCTTCTCCGAGCTGCCCCGCCTGGTCTGGTCGGCGCTCGTGGTCAGCTGGCGGGCCGACCGGATCCGCACCTCGGTCGTGGCGGCCACCACCGTCGGCGCGGGGGTGATGTCGGCCTTCGGGCTGCTGGCCACCCAGCGGGTGCTGGTGGAGCTGTTCGCCGGCGGACCGACCGCCGACAAGGTGATCGCCGCCCTGCCCGCCCTGGCCGCGCTGGCGGCGGTGACCGCGCTGCGCGCCGGGATGGCCACCGCGATGGGGTACGCCCAGAACGGCCTGAGCCCGAAGGTTGACCGGGAGGTCGAACGCGGCCTGTTCGAGGTGACCACGGCGGTACGGCTGGAGGCGTTCGACGCCGACGCGTTCGCCGACGACATGGAACGCGCCTCCCGGGGCGCCGACTCCACCACCGACCTGGTGCAGGCGTCGATGAACCTGCTCGCCGGCCTGGCCGGGGTGCTCGCCGTCGCGGTCGCCGTCGTGGTGGTCCACCCGCTGCTGCTGCTCGCCCTGCTGGTGGCGACCGTGCCCAACGGGTGGGCGTCGCTGCGCGCCGGACACCTGCGCTACCAGACCTACGCCGCCGGATCGGTACGCCGTCGCCGGCTGTGGCTGCTGCACCGGCTGATGGCCGAGCGGGACTCCGCTCCCGAGCTGCGCTCCTACGGCCTGCGCGGGTTCCTGCTCGACCAGTACGACCGGGTGATGGGCGTGGAGACCGGCATCCAACTCGCCCTGGCCCGCCGGGTCACCACGACCACCACGGTCGGCGCGGCGGTCGGCGGAATCGCCACCGCCGTCGTCTACGTCCTGCTCGGTCTGCTGCTCGTCGACGGACAGATCCCCCTCGCCGCCGCCGCGACCTGCGTCATCGCCGTCCAGTCCGCGCAACGCTCCCTCGCGGTGGTCACCTTCCAGATCGACCGCGTCTACACCGAGGGCCAGCACTTCCGCGACTACACCGGCTTCATGACCCGGGCCGCCGAGTACCTGCCCACACCCCCGGCCGCCACCACGACGAGCACCACGCAGCCGCTGCACACCATCCACGTCGACAACGTCAGCCTGCACTACCCCGACCGGGACACCCCCGCCGTCGACCAGGTCAGCCTGACCATCACCGCCGGGCAGACGGTGGCGTTCGTCGGCGAGAACGGCTCCGGCAAGTCCACCCTCGCCACCCTGATCGCCACCCTGCGCACCCCCACGTCCGGCACCGTCGGCTACGACGGTCGCCCTGCCGCCGGCTGGGACCCCGACGCGCTGCGGGCCCGCATCGGCGTGGTCACGCAGGAGTACCACAAGTGGCCCTTCACCGCCGCCACGAACATCGCCATCGGCGACATCACCACCGCACCGAGTTCCCAGCTCATCGAGACCGCCGCCGCCCGCGCCGTCGCCCACGACATGATCAAAGACCTGCCGCACGGGTACGACACCCTGCTCGACCGCACCTTCGCCGGCGGACAGGACCTCTCCGGGGGCCAGTGGCAACGCATCACCGCCGCCCGGGGCTTCCTGCGCGACGCCGACCTGCTCATCATGGACGAGCCCTCCTCCGCCCTCGACCCACGTGCCGAGGACGCCCTCTTCCAGGCCATCCGCGACCGGCAGGGTGAGCGGATCACCATCCTGATCACCCATCGGCTGGCCAACGTCCGCCACGCCGACCGGATCTACGTCCTACACCACGGCCGCCTCGTCGAGGCCGGCACCCACGACCACCTGATGAGCACCGGCGGCCGGTACGCCGAGCTGTTCACCCTCCAGGCGGCCGGCTACGACCCCACGCCCACCACCCCCCAACCCCGCCAACCCACCACCGCCTGA
- a CDS encoding response regulator: protein MNRGDAAVTVALADDQTLFRDGVREILATNPGLRVVGEAAHGEAAIALCVERQPDVLLLDVEMPGPGTAAVLLQLRRLCPHTRTVVLTMHDDADIVHEAIECGAVAYLIKTIHRAELIAAVIAAAGESATVRLSVSRRTVERLVKQRRPTCEGTLTERELEVLRLTAQALSNAQIATRLRITEATVKRHLTNIYGKLDAVSRVDAVRKATAAHLIEGDQGKPIK, encoded by the coding sequence ATGAACCGCGGTGACGCCGCGGTCACCGTGGCGCTCGCCGACGACCAGACCCTCTTTCGCGACGGGGTCCGCGAGATCCTCGCCACCAACCCGGGGCTGCGGGTCGTCGGAGAGGCGGCGCACGGCGAGGCCGCCATCGCGCTCTGCGTCGAACGGCAGCCCGACGTGCTCCTGCTCGACGTGGAGATGCCCGGTCCGGGGACCGCCGCGGTGCTGTTGCAACTTCGCCGGCTGTGCCCGCACACCCGCACGGTCGTGCTGACCATGCATGACGACGCCGACATCGTGCACGAGGCGATCGAGTGCGGAGCCGTCGCCTACCTGATCAAGACCATCCATCGGGCCGAGCTGATCGCGGCGGTGATCGCCGCTGCCGGCGAGTCGGCGACCGTCCGGCTGTCGGTGTCCCGACGCACGGTCGAGCGCCTGGTCAAACAGCGGCGTCCGACGTGCGAGGGCACCCTGACCGAACGGGAGCTGGAGGTGCTGCGCCTGACCGCACAGGCGCTCAGCAACGCGCAGATCGCCACCCGCCTACGCATCACCGAAGCGACCGTCAAGCGCCACCTGACGAACATCTACGGCAAGCTCGACGCCGTCTCCCGGGTCGACGCGGTGCGCAAGGCGACAGCCGCCCACCTCATCGAGGGTGATCAGGGCAAGCCCATCAAGTGA